A region of Pseudarthrobacter sp. NIBRBAC000502770 DNA encodes the following proteins:
- a CDS encoding ThuA domain-containing protein has protein sequence MNEGVGAVAEKLRALILSGHMTREHDNEFRRFRAHNQWLTTVLEDTGRFHVRVVEDPRGLGAGVIDKYDVVLVVFEGRDGYHEKAVGFGAETDAALLKFVHEDGKGMVWFHGSAVQEDDWGYPEEYNIMRGAKLSVSTGLRPRPWGEARLQTSEPRHPITEGVSGTWTVTGDDILTGVQLYGGAEVLLSVFDDVESYENAPKWPMPHYPVDIPEENLANLPGINTQQPLAWINNYGNGRSFTITIGHDIDTFRRIEFIRMFPRGVEWAATGKVTLDGPDRRGERRFLPWPYYNHEG, from the coding sequence ATGAACGAGGGAGTGGGCGCAGTGGCCGAGAAGTTGAGGGCACTTATCCTGTCCGGACACATGACCCGGGAGCATGACAACGAATTCCGCCGCTTCCGCGCGCACAACCAGTGGCTCACCACTGTCCTGGAGGACACGGGCAGGTTCCACGTGCGCGTCGTCGAGGACCCGCGCGGACTGGGAGCCGGCGTCATCGATAAGTACGACGTGGTCCTGGTGGTGTTCGAGGGGCGGGACGGCTACCACGAAAAGGCGGTGGGCTTCGGTGCCGAAACCGATGCCGCGCTGCTGAAGTTTGTCCACGAGGACGGAAAGGGCATGGTGTGGTTTCACGGCTCCGCCGTCCAGGAGGACGACTGGGGCTACCCGGAGGAGTACAACATCATGCGGGGCGCGAAGCTCAGTGTGTCCACCGGGCTGCGGCCGCGGCCCTGGGGCGAGGCCCGGCTGCAAACCTCCGAGCCCCGCCATCCCATCACCGAGGGTGTCAGCGGGACATGGACCGTCACGGGTGACGACATCTTGACCGGCGTGCAGCTGTACGGCGGCGCGGAAGTACTGCTGTCAGTATTCGATGACGTGGAGTCCTACGAGAATGCACCCAAATGGCCCATGCCGCATTACCCGGTGGATATCCCGGAGGAAAACCTCGCCAACCTTCCCGGGATCAATACGCAGCAGCCTCTTGCCTGGATCAACAACTATGGCAACGGCCGCAGCTTCACGATCACCATAGGCCACGACATCGACACGTTCCGGCGCATCGAGTTCATCCGCATGTTCCCGCGCGGCGTGGAGTGGGCCGCCACCGGGAAAGTCACCCTCGACGGGCCGGACCGACGTGGTGAGCGCCGCTTCCTGCCGTGGCCCTACTACAACCACGAGGGGTAG
- a CDS encoding SDR family NAD(P)-dependent oxidoreductase — translation MARVFITGSTEGLGLATADTLLRDGHEVIVHARSPQRIPAVQHLLDRGAQCIVGDLAAQAEVRQIAADANRIGRLDAVIHNAGVLSGAALLPVNVVAPYLLTALIPGPRRLIYLSSGMHRGGDTGLDGLDWAGRTTTASYSTTKLHVTALSAAVARLAPDIASNAVDPGWVPTRMGGRSAPDSLELGHRTQEWLATSDDPAALSSGGYWYHQHRQAPHPAANDPQFQDRLLARLAEHTGVTLEGR, via the coding sequence ATGGCACGCGTCTTCATTACCGGATCCACCGAAGGGCTCGGCCTGGCAACAGCGGACACGCTGCTGCGGGACGGACACGAGGTGATCGTGCACGCGCGGTCCCCGCAGCGGATCCCCGCGGTACAGCACCTGCTGGACCGCGGGGCACAGTGCATTGTCGGGGACCTCGCGGCCCAGGCCGAGGTCCGGCAGATCGCGGCCGACGCCAACCGAATCGGCCGGCTGGACGCCGTCATCCACAACGCCGGCGTCCTCAGCGGCGCGGCGCTGCTGCCGGTGAACGTGGTGGCCCCGTACCTCCTGACAGCGCTGATCCCCGGACCCCGCCGCCTCATCTACCTGAGCAGCGGCATGCACCGCGGCGGCGACACCGGACTGGACGGCCTGGACTGGGCAGGACGCACGACGACGGCCTCCTACTCCACCACCAAGCTGCACGTCACGGCGCTGTCGGCAGCAGTGGCCAGGCTGGCGCCGGACATTGCCAGCAACGCGGTTGATCCCGGATGGGTGCCCACCCGGATGGGCGGCCGCTCAGCACCGGACAGCCTGGAACTGGGCCACCGCACCCAGGAATGGCTCGCTACCAGTGACGACCCGGCAGCCTTGTCCAGCGGCGGCTATTGGTACCACCAGCACCGGCAGGCCCCGCACCCGGCCGCCAATGATCCGCAATTCCAGGACCGCCTGCTGGCCCGGCTCGCGGAACACACAGGCGTCACCCTGGAGGGCAGATGA
- a CDS encoding MFS transporter, producing the protein MTESRTGRGNIAALMTALLAACVAFQLNASMLSPALVTMGQELKADQALIGLSQTWFFTAAALFSLFLPRLSDIIGRKKVLVGMMLLMAVGSVIAALAPDITWLFVGRIIQGVSGPTVPLCLIMLRSAVSNPRKYGTLMGLITAVNGGVAGVDSFVGGYFAEHFGFRSIFWLMVVLAFAATALIVFLANESKPGAGTRMDWLGVFFIVVAVGALLTALNEAAKLVGGFNSGTLLLSLALVLVSAAAFFAFWRTEQRAAQPMVETVHLRQRATWAPLLTTTLTMTGIFAVINGIVPAYVQAASPGFGVGPTEMSLMILTPYALLGWLVGPLSGKLAPVLGYTRVLRIGLLGSIAALAVIAFLGLHSLPMMIAGTVLLGIMYAGTVNIMLNGLGVVLSPAGNPGFLPGMNAGAFNLGAGLSFLILPAVLVATSALGDAATSYLTVVVVGLALTIAAFAASLLIPKPVEAEVAA; encoded by the coding sequence ATGACTGAATCCAGGACCGGACGCGGCAACATCGCCGCCCTCATGACCGCCCTGCTGGCCGCCTGCGTGGCGTTCCAGCTCAACGCCTCCATGCTCAGCCCCGCCCTGGTGACCATGGGCCAGGAACTCAAGGCGGACCAGGCCCTGATCGGGCTCTCCCAGACCTGGTTCTTCACCGCCGCCGCCCTGTTCTCCCTGTTCCTGCCGCGCCTGAGCGACATCATCGGCCGCAAGAAGGTCCTGGTGGGCATGATGCTGCTCATGGCCGTGGGCTCCGTCATCGCGGCGCTCGCCCCGGACATCACCTGGCTCTTCGTGGGCCGCATCATCCAGGGCGTCAGCGGCCCCACCGTCCCGCTCTGCCTCATCATGCTGCGCTCCGCCGTCAGCAACCCCCGCAAGTACGGCACCCTCATGGGCCTGATCACCGCGGTCAACGGCGGCGTGGCCGGCGTGGACTCCTTCGTGGGCGGCTACTTCGCCGAGCACTTCGGCTTCCGCAGCATCTTCTGGCTGATGGTGGTCCTGGCCTTCGCGGCCACCGCCCTCATCGTGTTCCTCGCCAACGAGAGCAAGCCCGGCGCCGGCACCCGGATGGACTGGCTCGGCGTGTTCTTCATTGTGGTGGCCGTCGGCGCCCTGCTCACCGCGCTCAACGAAGCAGCCAAGCTCGTGGGCGGCTTCAACTCCGGAACGCTGCTGCTGAGCCTGGCGCTGGTGCTGGTGTCCGCCGCCGCCTTCTTCGCCTTCTGGCGCACCGAACAGCGCGCCGCCCAGCCCATGGTGGAAACGGTGCACCTGCGCCAGCGCGCCACCTGGGCACCGCTGCTCACCACCACCCTGACCATGACCGGCATCTTCGCCGTCATCAACGGCATCGTGCCCGCCTACGTCCAGGCCGCCAGCCCGGGTTTTGGTGTGGGCCCCACCGAAATGTCACTGATGATCCTCACCCCGTACGCCCTGCTGGGCTGGCTGGTGGGCCCGCTCAGCGGCAAGCTCGCCCCGGTCCTTGGCTACACCAGGGTGCTGCGGATCGGGCTGCTGGGCAGCATCGCCGCACTCGCCGTCATCGCCTTCCTGGGCCTGCACAGCCTGCCCATGATGATTGCCGGAACGGTCTTGCTGGGCATCATGTACGCCGGTACGGTCAACATCATGCTCAACGGACTCGGCGTTGTCCTCTCGCCCGCCGGCAACCCCGGCTTCCTCCCCGGCATGAACGCCGGCGCCTTCAACCTGGGCGCGGGCCTGAGCTTCCTCATCCTGCCCGCCGTGCTGGTGGCGACCTCCGCGCTCGGCGATGCGGCCACGTCGTACCTGACCGTCGTCGTGGTCGGCCTGGCCCTTACCATTGCCGCCTTCGCTGCTTCGCTGCTGATTCCCAAGCCGGTTGAGGCCGAGGTGGCCGCATGA
- a CDS encoding LacI family DNA-binding transcriptional regulator encodes MSSTENGAEASARETGRPSPKVPERPHPVTLREVAEAAGVSTATVSLVVNKKKDARIAEETRRRVTDAIRTLGYRPNAMAKTLVSGTSKFIGLVADGVATTPFAGQIIHGAQDEAWKHGYALLIANTEGNGELEQDAIAMMLEYKVRGILYSTWFHRQTDIPPPLREADFVLVNCFSNEQGARAVVPDEVQGGRSATELLLAHGHRRIAFINATIPAPAKDGRLAGYRQALGNAGIPFDPDLVMEAYPDQEGGYRATAGLLQRGAPAVFCYNDRMAMGLYDGLREHGLAIPGDVAVVGFDNQEVIAAHLRPPLSTVALPHYELGAAGVRVLLGIDPAPGGPAKIHCPAVERASVQVQAHA; translated from the coding sequence ATGAGTTCAACGGAGAATGGCGCGGAGGCATCCGCGCGGGAAACAGGGCGCCCCTCGCCAAAGGTGCCTGAGCGGCCGCATCCCGTGACCCTTCGCGAGGTGGCAGAAGCGGCCGGCGTTTCCACCGCCACGGTATCGCTGGTGGTCAATAAGAAAAAGGACGCCCGCATTGCCGAGGAAACCCGCAGGCGCGTCACGGACGCCATCCGCACCCTGGGCTACCGGCCCAACGCCATGGCCAAAACACTCGTCAGCGGGACGTCCAAGTTCATTGGGCTGGTGGCCGACGGCGTAGCCACCACGCCATTTGCCGGCCAGATCATCCACGGGGCGCAGGATGAGGCCTGGAAGCACGGCTACGCGCTGCTCATCGCCAATACCGAGGGCAACGGCGAGCTGGAGCAGGACGCCATCGCCATGATGCTGGAGTACAAGGTGCGCGGCATCCTCTACTCCACCTGGTTCCACCGCCAGACGGATATCCCGCCGCCGCTACGGGAAGCGGACTTCGTCCTGGTGAACTGCTTCTCCAACGAACAGGGCGCCCGCGCCGTAGTTCCGGACGAGGTCCAGGGCGGCCGCTCCGCGACGGAACTCCTGTTGGCGCACGGCCACCGGCGGATTGCGTTCATCAACGCCACCATTCCGGCACCGGCCAAGGACGGGCGGCTGGCAGGTTACCGCCAGGCCCTGGGGAACGCCGGAATTCCGTTCGATCCGGACCTCGTGATGGAGGCCTATCCGGACCAGGAAGGCGGCTACCGGGCCACGGCCGGGCTGCTTCAGCGAGGCGCCCCTGCCGTGTTCTGCTACAACGACCGCATGGCCATGGGCCTCTACGACGGCCTGCGGGAACACGGCCTGGCCATCCCTGGGGACGTCGCCGTGGTGGGCTTCGACAACCAGGAAGTCATCGCCGCGCACCTCCGGCCGCCGCTGTCCACCGTGGCCCTGCCGCACTATGAACTTGGCGCCGCCGGGGTCCGGGTGCTGCTGGGAATCGACCCCGCCCCGGGCGGGCCGGCAAAGATCCACTGCCCTGCCGTGGAACGCGCGTCGGTGCAGGTCCAGGCCCACGCATAG
- a CDS encoding ribokinase: protein MTSAGVGHPGRIVVVGSLNADLTIYCERLPQPGETVQGNGFAVNPGGKSANQAVAAARLGGHVSLVGAVGEDANGNMLEASVAGAGVDVSHVRNSSEPTGVAVIAVDARGENNIIISAGANGTLSPADVAGAADVLDGAAVVSLCLEVAMPTVLAAAQAGHDAGATVLLNLSPYADIPAELAELTDVLLVNAHEAALFLGPGASVPGADAHASQWDTVRERFAGRGIRQVLVTLGAHGSVVLDSEAAPGAQVTFVAPTRVAAVDTTGAGDAFTGAVAVRLAAGDALADAATFASVAAALATTRKGTQAAYPEAADVERRLGTA, encoded by the coding sequence ATGACCAGCGCGGGCGTTGGGCACCCGGGCCGGATCGTCGTCGTCGGCTCCCTCAACGCCGACCTCACCATCTACTGCGAACGGCTCCCGCAGCCGGGCGAAACGGTCCAAGGCAACGGCTTCGCCGTGAACCCGGGCGGCAAGAGCGCCAACCAGGCCGTGGCAGCAGCCCGGCTGGGCGGCCATGTCAGCCTGGTAGGCGCCGTGGGGGAGGACGCCAACGGCAACATGCTCGAGGCCTCGGTGGCGGGGGCAGGCGTGGACGTCAGCCACGTGCGCAACTCCAGCGAGCCCACGGGTGTCGCCGTCATTGCCGTTGACGCCCGCGGCGAAAACAACATCATCATCTCCGCCGGCGCCAACGGCACCTTGTCCCCGGCGGACGTGGCCGGCGCCGCGGACGTCCTGGACGGTGCCGCCGTCGTCAGCCTCTGCCTGGAGGTGGCCATGCCCACCGTGCTGGCCGCAGCCCAGGCAGGGCACGACGCCGGCGCAACAGTTCTGCTGAATCTCTCGCCGTACGCGGACATTCCGGCGGAGCTGGCGGAACTGACAGACGTCCTGCTGGTCAACGCGCACGAGGCGGCGCTGTTCCTTGGCCCCGGCGCCTCCGTTCCGGGGGCGGACGCCCACGCGTCGCAATGGGATACGGTCCGGGAGCGGTTTGCCGGGCGCGGGATCCGGCAGGTCCTGGTGACCCTCGGCGCGCACGGATCCGTGGTGCTGGATTCGGAGGCGGCTCCCGGCGCCCAGGTGACCTTCGTGGCGCCCACCCGCGTGGCCGCCGTGGACACCACCGGAGCCGGGGACGCCTTCACCGGAGCGGTGGCGGTGCGGCTGGCCGCGGGCGATGCGCTCGCCGATGCCGCAACTTTCGCCTCCGTGGCCGCCGCCCTGGCAACCACCCGGAAGGGGACGCAGGCGGCGTATCCGGAAGCGGCCGACGTCGAACGCCGCCTCGGTACCGCCTAA
- a CDS encoding carbohydrate kinase, with protein MTMLTVIGEGLVDVVQRASGIEAHVGGSPLNVAVGLARLDHPMQFIGRYGRDAYGDSVAAHLRASSVMLPMPPDELPTSVATALIDDDGAATYTFDLAWELPHLADRLGFMLQGTTLLHTGSIATMLAPGATEVLAAVEYAHPSATISFDPNCRPSIITDVDFARRQAEKFVTLSDVVKASDEDLAWLYPGQDVLDSARKWLALGGEEGPAMVVVTRGADGPWGVCRAGEAAIPAPRVEVADTVGAGDSFMAALLSGLVDRELDGAQNRQDLRDLPVEGLSELLQHAARAAAVTVSRPGANPPTREELHAAGMEA; from the coding sequence ATGACCATGCTCACAGTGATCGGCGAAGGCCTTGTTGACGTTGTCCAGCGCGCTTCCGGAATCGAGGCCCACGTGGGCGGAAGCCCCCTGAATGTCGCGGTGGGCCTGGCCCGGCTGGACCACCCGATGCAGTTCATCGGCCGTTACGGCCGGGACGCGTACGGCGACTCGGTGGCGGCGCACCTGCGCGCCAGCTCCGTCATGCTGCCGATGCCCCCGGACGAGCTGCCCACCAGCGTGGCCACCGCACTGATTGACGACGACGGCGCCGCCACCTACACCTTCGACCTCGCCTGGGAGCTGCCGCACCTGGCAGACCGGCTTGGCTTCATGCTGCAGGGAACCACCCTGCTGCACACGGGCTCCATTGCCACCATGCTGGCGCCCGGTGCCACCGAGGTGCTCGCCGCCGTCGAATACGCGCACCCGTCCGCCACCATCAGTTTTGATCCCAACTGCCGCCCCAGCATCATCACGGACGTGGACTTTGCCCGGCGCCAGGCGGAAAAGTTCGTCACGTTGTCCGATGTCGTTAAGGCCTCGGACGAGGACCTGGCCTGGCTTTACCCGGGACAGGATGTGCTGGATTCGGCCCGCAAGTGGCTGGCGCTGGGCGGGGAGGAAGGTCCGGCGATGGTGGTGGTCACCCGCGGTGCGGACGGCCCGTGGGGCGTGTGCCGTGCCGGCGAAGCCGCCATTCCTGCGCCCAGGGTGGAGGTGGCGGACACCGTGGGGGCTGGGGATTCCTTCATGGCGGCGCTGCTGTCCGGCCTGGTGGACCGGGAGCTGGACGGCGCCCAGAACCGGCAGGACCTGCGTGACCTTCCCGTCGAGGGACTCTCCGAACTCCTGCAACATGCCGCCCGTGCCGCGGCAGTCACGGTATCCCGCCCGGGCGCCAACCCGCCCACCCGGGAGGAGCTGCACGCGGCAGGAATGGAGGCCTGA
- a CDS encoding nucleoside hydrolase: MTWSTIVEPNPQASQYRTGSTEPRKIILDCDPGHDDAVALLLAHGNPNIELLAVTTVVGNQTLEKVTRNALAVGTIAGITGVPFAAGCPRPLVRSIETAPDIHGESGMDGPALPESTIELDPRHAVDLIIDTVMAHEPGTVTLVPTAGLTNIAMAARKEPRIVERVKEVVLMGGGYHVGNWSAVAEFNIIIDPEAAHIVFNEKWPVVMVGLDLTHQALATPDVVEKIAAIGTTPARFVTELMDFFAHTYKDAQGFDYPPVHDPCAVAYVIDPSIVSTRKVPVNIELQGSLTLGMTVADFRAPAPNDCHTSVAVDLDHARFWDLVTDALVRIGEPGADAKADDGGRHQGADRAQGNASDVVRPESAQLTAGGVK, from the coding sequence ATGACGTGGAGCACCATCGTGGAACCAAATCCCCAAGCGAGCCAGTACCGGACGGGTTCAACAGAACCCCGGAAGATCATCCTGGACTGCGATCCCGGCCACGATGACGCCGTGGCCCTGCTGCTGGCACACGGCAATCCCAACATCGAACTGCTGGCCGTCACCACGGTGGTAGGCAACCAGACCCTCGAAAAGGTCACCCGCAACGCCCTGGCCGTCGGCACCATCGCAGGCATCACCGGCGTCCCCTTCGCCGCCGGCTGCCCCCGCCCGCTGGTACGCAGCATCGAAACCGCACCGGACATTCACGGCGAATCCGGCATGGACGGCCCCGCCCTGCCGGAGTCCACCATCGAGCTGGACCCGCGCCACGCCGTCGACCTCATCATCGACACCGTCATGGCGCACGAACCCGGCACCGTCACCCTGGTCCCCACCGCCGGCCTGACCAACATCGCCATGGCTGCCCGCAAGGAACCGCGGATCGTGGAACGCGTCAAAGAGGTGGTCCTGATGGGCGGCGGCTACCACGTGGGCAACTGGAGCGCCGTGGCCGAGTTCAACATCATCATCGACCCCGAGGCCGCCCACATCGTCTTCAACGAAAAGTGGCCCGTGGTGATGGTGGGCCTGGACCTCACCCACCAGGCGCTGGCAACCCCGGACGTCGTGGAAAAGATCGCCGCCATTGGCACCACCCCGGCAAGGTTCGTCACCGAGCTGATGGACTTCTTCGCGCACACCTACAAGGACGCGCAGGGCTTTGACTACCCGCCGGTCCACGATCCCTGCGCCGTCGCGTACGTGATCGACCCCAGCATCGTCAGCACCCGCAAGGTCCCCGTGAACATCGAACTTCAGGGCAGCCTCACGCTCGGCATGACCGTGGCGGACTTCCGCGCCCCGGCCCCCAATGACTGCCACACCAGCGTGGCCGTGGACCTGGACCACGCACGGTTCTGGGACCTCGTCACCGACGCGCTGGTCCGCATCGGCGAGCCCGGCGCCGATGCCAAGGCGGACGACGGCGGCAGGCACCAAGGCGCAGACCGCGCCCAAGGCAACGCGTCCGACGTCGTCCGTCCCGAAAGTGCCCAGCTCACCGCCGGAGGGGTCAAATAA
- a CDS encoding LacI family DNA-binding transcriptional regulator, with translation MVAARAGVSVATVSLVANGKTAGRVAEDNISRVREAIAELGYVVDGIGSSLAKGVSSIVILVAPDISNPFFAKVIAGVRESLGPQYQLLLSVTEAGEFPEAADVRRLMSLRPAGLLVDAPNAGFLEDLASPSPLVLLDAPGLESYAPSVNLDVASGARQLAGHLADAGHREAAYVDSVTGTETFAVRRAAFLEEAASRGISVSPERIISTTIDVGAGAGAFAEAWPDWKRAGVTAVACATDTHAYGVLQEARVAGIRIPEELAVAGFDDLPYSATSNPGLTSVHLPATALGQKAGEQLRSLMEGKSLGHGGVTLETSLVVRGSTTASPAGSLPAASR, from the coding sequence ATGGTCGCCGCGCGGGCCGGCGTTTCGGTGGCCACGGTGTCGCTGGTGGCCAACGGCAAGACGGCCGGCCGCGTGGCCGAGGACAACATTTCCCGGGTGCGGGAGGCCATTGCGGAGCTGGGGTACGTGGTGGACGGGATCGGCAGTTCCCTGGCCAAGGGGGTCAGCTCTATTGTGATCCTGGTGGCGCCGGACATCTCCAACCCGTTCTTCGCCAAAGTGATCGCCGGGGTGCGCGAATCGCTGGGGCCGCAGTACCAGCTGCTGCTGTCCGTCACCGAGGCCGGCGAGTTTCCTGAGGCCGCCGATGTCCGGCGGCTGATGTCCCTGCGGCCGGCGGGGCTGCTGGTGGACGCACCCAACGCCGGGTTCCTCGAAGACCTAGCGTCGCCGTCGCCCCTTGTCCTGCTTGATGCGCCGGGCCTCGAGTCCTACGCACCCTCCGTGAACCTGGATGTGGCCAGCGGGGCACGCCAGCTGGCGGGGCACCTGGCCGACGCCGGTCACAGGGAAGCTGCCTATGTGGACAGCGTGACCGGCACCGAGACGTTCGCCGTCCGGCGCGCGGCGTTCCTGGAGGAGGCCGCCTCGCGCGGCATCAGCGTCAGCCCGGAACGCATTATCAGCACCACCATCGACGTCGGCGCGGGGGCGGGCGCGTTCGCCGAAGCGTGGCCGGACTGGAAGCGTGCGGGGGTTACCGCCGTCGCCTGCGCCACCGACACCCACGCGTACGGGGTACTGCAGGAAGCGCGCGTGGCGGGGATCCGGATCCCCGAGGAGCTGGCCGTGGCCGGGTTCGACGACCTGCCCTATTCGGCTACCAGCAATCCGGGCCTGACCAGTGTGCACCTGCCGGCCACCGCCCTGGGCCAGAAGGCCGGGGAGCAGCTGCGCAGCCTCATGGAGGGAAAGTCGCTGGGGCACGGCGGCGTCACGCTGGAGACCTCGCTGGTGGTGCGCGGCTCCACTACGGCATCGCCGGCCGGTTCCCTTCCCGCAGCCAGTCGTTGA
- a CDS encoding cyclodeaminase/cyclohydrolase family protein — MEEAEATTQGSTVEDWTRALAESTGSPGGGAGTGLMLAVAASLTSMVAGYSGGEDDGGKPSEIRTRAQALRREALQLADDDASASKAFGAAFRLEPGPERDEAVRRASLEAAASSAVLGERAIEAIDDLAWLATKGNRSLVADVVVAFGALRAAVAGARTNVSFDLGSLRSTGDSLDTVRRQQPDLWAAVQKLNGAMDRIDAVTARIDHRAAPTDSA, encoded by the coding sequence ATGGAAGAGGCTGAAGCAACAACCCAGGGATCCACTGTCGAGGACTGGACGCGCGCACTGGCGGAGTCCACGGGTTCACCGGGTGGGGGCGCGGGTACCGGCCTGATGCTGGCGGTGGCGGCATCACTGACGTCGATGGTGGCCGGCTACAGCGGTGGCGAGGACGACGGCGGGAAGCCATCGGAGATACGGACCCGCGCACAGGCGCTGCGCCGGGAAGCCCTGCAGCTGGCTGATGACGATGCGTCCGCCTCCAAAGCCTTCGGTGCTGCCTTCCGGCTGGAACCGGGGCCGGAACGGGACGAGGCAGTCCGCCGTGCGTCGCTGGAAGCTGCAGCATCGTCGGCTGTCCTTGGCGAGCGGGCCATCGAAGCCATCGACGACCTCGCCTGGCTGGCGACCAAGGGCAACCGTTCATTGGTTGCGGACGTTGTTGTTGCGTTCGGCGCCCTCCGGGCCGCGGTGGCAGGCGCCCGCACGAATGTCAGCTTCGACCTTGGCTCCCTGCGCTCCACGGGAGACAGCCTGGATACGGTGCGTCGACAGCAGCCGGACCTGTGGGCCGCGGTCCAGAAACTCAACGGAGCCATGGACCGCATCGACGCGGTAACTGCACGCATCGACCACCGCGCGGCCCCAACGGACTCAGCCTGA
- a CDS encoding alpha/beta hydrolase encodes MQRHRYDYGQDPSQWGELFLPDLPAGRKHRGVVVVIHGGYWRSTYGAELGEPLARDLAEHGMAAWNLEYRRAGNGGGWPGTFRDILAGIDKLAPLAEPHSLDLGKVVALGHSAGGHLAVWAAGRDRLEGLGADARQVKDTNDGVRLTGVVSQSGVLNLAEAERLGLSNGAVGNLLGGPSSDFPGRHRMADPMTALPLDVPVFAVHAAEDDDVPLGMSTTYVDASRSGPVPARLITVPGDHFALIDPAAEAYVTCRELVGKLLG; translated from the coding sequence GTGCAACGCCACCGCTATGACTACGGCCAGGACCCCAGCCAGTGGGGCGAGCTCTTCCTGCCGGATCTTCCTGCGGGCAGAAAGCACCGGGGCGTTGTGGTGGTGATCCACGGCGGCTACTGGCGCTCCACGTACGGCGCCGAACTGGGGGAGCCGCTGGCGAGGGACCTGGCGGAGCATGGCATGGCCGCCTGGAACCTGGAGTACCGCCGTGCCGGGAACGGCGGAGGCTGGCCGGGGACCTTCCGGGACATCCTCGCGGGCATCGACAAGCTTGCCCCGCTCGCAGAACCGCACTCGCTGGACCTGGGCAAAGTGGTGGCTCTGGGCCATTCCGCCGGCGGCCACTTGGCAGTGTGGGCGGCGGGCAGGGACCGGCTGGAGGGGCTCGGGGCGGACGCCCGGCAAGTGAAGGACACGAACGACGGCGTCCGCCTCACCGGGGTGGTCAGCCAGTCCGGCGTGCTGAACCTTGCCGAAGCCGAGAGGCTGGGCCTGAGCAACGGCGCCGTGGGCAACCTGCTGGGCGGACCGTCGTCGGACTTCCCCGGGCGCCACCGCATGGCCGACCCCATGACAGCGCTGCCGCTGGACGTTCCCGTCTTCGCCGTCCACGCGGCGGAAGACGATGATGTTCCCCTGGGCATGTCCACAACGTACGTGGACGCCAGCCGGTCCGGACCCGTCCCGGCACGGCTGATCACGGTGCCGGGGGACCACTTCGCGCTCATCGATCCCGCCGCGGAGGCCTATGTGACGTGCCGCGAACTGGTTGGAAAGCTGCTCGGCTGA